A single window of Sandaracinaceae bacterium DNA harbors:
- a CDS encoding response regulator encodes MNDAHLDSVLLLDDDELWLRSLGRLLRTRGLVVRPFTSPEPALEALGASVPKVCVIDFVLGRGWTGASFARRVREQLGTRTPPLVLVSATLAEIDHVDLIPFDLCLGKHLDTGKIVDEVLATAAEARRAPRSHHQLRPIPRRERKSTPDQG; translated from the coding sequence GTGAACGACGCTCACCTCGATTCGGTGTTGCTGCTCGACGACGACGAGCTCTGGCTCAGGTCGCTCGGCAGGCTGCTCCGCACGCGGGGCCTCGTCGTCCGACCCTTCACGTCGCCCGAGCCCGCGCTCGAGGCGCTCGGGGCGAGCGTCCCGAAGGTCTGCGTGATCGACTTCGTGCTCGGCCGGGGCTGGACCGGCGCGTCGTTCGCGCGCCGCGTCCGCGAACAGCTCGGGACGCGCACGCCGCCCCTCGTGCTCGTGAGCGCCACGCTCGCGGAGATCGACCACGTCGACCTTATCCCCTTCGATCTCTGCCTGGGCAAGCACCTGGATACCGGCAAGATCGTGGACGAGGTCCTGGCCACGGCGGCGGAGGCGCGGCGCGCTCCCCGCTCGCATCATCAGCTCCGGCCGATCCCCCGCCGCGAGCGCAAGAGCACCCCCGATCAGGGGTAG
- a CDS encoding PhnD/SsuA/transferrin family substrate-binding protein, giving the protein MTLRLLLPPSVGEARARARAELLDQSLRADLAEPVSVEVARDYGDLATRASLGEAHIVWLPPTLCAQLESTLRGLFKCIRQGRTTYRSAIVARRGSVMSLGDLRQRRAAWVDPLSVGGHLLAVAALRDAGVPQTELSEQRFVGSYPEALNALLAGEVEFTALTVRDDSTAAVRDSLATYGGRGAAEQLASVYVTAESPNDAIGLTRALDDKRAERLSTRVLERDGSRARAALCLALDAEGFLRARPGEYGALREMIQDR; this is encoded by the coding sequence GTGACGCTCCGCTTGCTGCTGCCACCGTCGGTGGGCGAGGCGCGCGCCAGAGCGCGGGCCGAGCTGTTGGATCAGTCACTTCGCGCCGACCTCGCGGAGCCGGTGTCGGTCGAGGTCGCGCGGGACTACGGCGACCTCGCCACGCGGGCGAGCCTTGGAGAGGCGCACATCGTGTGGCTGCCGCCCACCCTCTGCGCGCAGCTGGAGTCGACCCTCCGCGGGCTCTTCAAGTGCATCCGCCAGGGGCGCACGACGTACCGCTCGGCCATCGTGGCGCGACGCGGGAGCGTGATGAGTCTCGGAGACCTGCGCCAGAGACGCGCCGCCTGGGTCGATCCGCTCTCGGTCGGCGGGCACCTCCTCGCCGTCGCCGCGCTGCGCGACGCGGGGGTGCCTCAGACGGAGCTGTCCGAGCAGCGCTTCGTGGGGAGCTACCCCGAGGCGCTCAACGCGCTGCTCGCGGGGGAGGTCGAGTTCACGGCGCTGACCGTGCGCGACGACTCGACGGCCGCGGTCCGCGACTCGCTCGCGACCTACGGAGGGCGCGGCGCGGCCGAGCAGCTGGCGTCCGTCTACGTCACGGCGGAGTCCCCCAACGACGCGATCGGGCTGACGCGGGCGCTGGACGACAAGCGCGCCGAGCGATTGAGCACGCGGGTCCTCGAGCGCGACGGCTCTCGCGCCCGCGCCGCGCTCTGCCTCGCGCTGGACGCCGAAGGGTTCCTGCGCGCGCGCCCCGGGGAATACGGAGCGCTCCGCGAGATGATCCAGGACCGATGA
- a CDS encoding HAD-IG family 5'-nucleotidase, translating into MNDVYEEDLGLPQPIRRIFCNRTLNLRSIRAVGFDMDYTLIHYDADEWEREAYAHLRSRLEARGWPVDGLDFDPKLVALGLVLDLEHGNIVKANRFGYVKRAQHGTRVLPYDEQKEIYARDLVDLSEPRWVFLNTLFSLSEACMYAQLVDRLDDDQIKGVLGYADLYKVVRSSLDEAHMEGQLKAAIVADPERFVVLDPDLPLALMDLREAGKKLLIITNSEWPYTTSMMSYAFDRFLPGDTTWRDLFDVVIVSARKPSFFEHRMPWFEVVDEEGKLLPCLGPKVGGAFLGGNAAGVEEALGLSGDEILYVGDHIFSDVRVSRSMLRWRTALVVRDLEAELTALEGYKQGQAELSLLMDEKERLEHAFSRLRLGLQRVQKGYGPQPEATASELEQRMRALREQLVSLDQRISPLARQAGQLVNERWGLLLRTGNDKSHLARQIERYADVYMSRVSNLLALTPFVYLRSPRGSLPHDHGPGGGV; encoded by the coding sequence ATGAACGACGTGTACGAGGAGGACCTCGGCCTCCCGCAGCCCATCCGACGGATCTTCTGCAACCGGACGCTCAACCTCCGGTCGATCCGCGCGGTGGGCTTCGACATGGACTACACGCTCATCCACTACGACGCGGACGAGTGGGAGCGCGAGGCGTACGCGCACCTGAGGAGCCGCCTCGAGGCGCGCGGCTGGCCGGTCGACGGGCTCGACTTCGACCCGAAGCTCGTCGCGCTCGGGCTCGTGCTGGACCTGGAGCATGGCAACATCGTCAAGGCCAACCGCTTCGGCTACGTCAAGCGCGCCCAGCACGGCACGCGCGTGCTCCCCTACGACGAGCAGAAGGAGATCTACGCGCGCGATCTCGTGGACCTCTCGGAGCCGCGCTGGGTCTTCCTCAACACGCTCTTCTCCCTGAGCGAGGCGTGCATGTACGCGCAGCTCGTCGACCGCCTGGACGACGACCAGATCAAGGGCGTGCTCGGCTACGCGGACCTCTACAAGGTCGTGCGCTCGAGCCTCGACGAGGCGCACATGGAGGGGCAGCTGAAGGCGGCCATCGTCGCCGACCCGGAGCGCTTCGTCGTGCTCGACCCGGACCTGCCGCTCGCGCTGATGGACCTGCGCGAGGCGGGCAAGAAGCTCCTGATCATCACGAACAGCGAGTGGCCGTACACGACGTCGATGATGAGCTACGCGTTCGACCGCTTCCTGCCGGGCGACACGACCTGGCGCGATCTCTTCGACGTGGTGATCGTCTCGGCTCGCAAGCCGTCTTTCTTCGAGCACCGCATGCCGTGGTTCGAGGTGGTCGACGAGGAGGGCAAGCTCCTCCCCTGCCTGGGGCCGAAGGTCGGCGGCGCGTTCCTCGGCGGCAACGCGGCCGGGGTCGAGGAGGCCCTCGGGCTGAGCGGCGACGAGATCCTCTATGTGGGCGATCACATCTTCAGCGACGTGCGCGTGTCGCGGAGCATGCTGCGCTGGCGCACCGCGCTCGTGGTGCGCGACCTGGAGGCGGAGCTCACGGCGCTCGAGGGATACAAGCAAGGGCAGGCCGAGCTGAGCCTGCTGATGGACGAGAAGGAGCGGCTCGAGCACGCCTTCTCGCGGCTCCGGCTCGGGCTACAGCGGGTGCAGAAGGGCTACGGGCCGCAGCCGGAGGCGACGGCGAGCGAGCTCGAGCAGCGCATGCGGGCGCTCCGCGAGCAGCTGGTGTCCCTCGATCAGCGCATCTCGCCCCTCGCCCGACAGGCCGGCCAGCTCGTCAACGAGCGCTGGGGGCTGCTGCTCCGGACGGGCAACGACAAGAGCCACCTCGCGCGGCAGATCGAGCGCTACGCCGACGTCTACATGTCGCGCGTCTCGAACCTCCTCGCGCTGACGCCGTTCGTCTACCTGCGCAGCCCGCGCGGGAGCCTGCCGCACGACCACGGCCCGGGCGGCGGCGTGTGA
- a CDS encoding response regulator: MSPDGPILVIDDDPDLCAMLKRALEHAGHRVVTANDGMEAIRAFELNRPSVLLVDLMMPQLDGEELLRVLGSPRPPVILITASVRREEVADRFKVDATYEKPFDVADVVATVGRLSAG, from the coding sequence ATGAGCCCCGACGGCCCCATCCTCGTCATCGACGACGACCCCGATCTGTGCGCGATGCTGAAGCGGGCGCTCGAGCACGCGGGGCACCGGGTGGTGACCGCGAACGACGGCATGGAGGCCATCCGAGCGTTCGAGCTCAACCGGCCCTCGGTCTTGCTGGTCGACCTGATGATGCCGCAGCTCGACGGCGAGGAGCTGCTGCGCGTGCTGGGGTCGCCGCGGCCGCCGGTGATCTTGATCACCGCGAGCGTGCGTCGCGAGGAGGTCGCCGACCGGTTCAAGGTCGACGCCACCTACGAGAAGCCCTTCGACGTGGCCGACGTCGTCGCCACCGTGGGGCGCCTCTCCGCGGGCTGA
- a CDS encoding mechanosensitive ion channel family protein — protein sequence MQGEDVVAFFEGSLTPFGGFGIAVAVLLLLLLRLVVPTGQRRIIRAPLVLLVGHLILIVVLGLMPEPSEGEGFAHMARRLLRLTALTLLLLSIARATYLAILHAFLRRGKRRSLPGIFRDIIQVAFYAVVALLVLHAAGVEPGSLLTTSALLTAVIGLSLQDTLGNLFAGLAIQAQTPFEVGDWVQFDDDPAHIGEVLEINWRATRLLTIDRVEVTVPNNLLAKAPIRNYSKPTRLVRRKSTILGPYEAPPARVHRLLAEAVVEVDGVRSHPPPDIQTIDFTERGIEYRVRYFIEDFDQREVIDSRVRDRLWYALRRGALQIPAPQRRVTVVEQNAATAEAHHQATIADIERAIAKIELFHPLGPELLHEVAMHTERRLYAHHELVIQQGDYGEELFIVEKGELEVLIDVHDGMQHVATLKRGDFFGEMSLLTGEQRRATVRSDGEVSLFVVSKDSLQPVLEASPDLAENMSAVLAERELALRNSNRPSTAGDPAVTERSGELLQRIREFFSI from the coding sequence GTGCAGGGCGAGGATGTCGTCGCGTTCTTCGAGGGGAGCCTGACTCCCTTCGGCGGCTTTGGCATCGCGGTCGCGGTGCTGCTGCTCCTGCTCCTGCGTCTGGTGGTGCCGACCGGGCAGCGGCGCATCATCCGCGCGCCGCTCGTGCTCCTGGTCGGGCACCTCATCCTGATCGTCGTCCTGGGCCTCATGCCCGAGCCGAGCGAGGGGGAGGGCTTCGCGCACATGGCGCGGCGGCTGCTCCGGCTGACCGCGCTGACGCTCCTGCTCCTGTCGATCGCGCGCGCGACGTACCTCGCGATCCTCCACGCCTTCCTGCGCCGCGGCAAGCGCCGGAGCCTGCCGGGGATCTTCCGCGACATCATCCAGGTCGCCTTCTACGCGGTGGTGGCGCTCCTCGTGCTGCACGCGGCGGGGGTCGAGCCCGGCTCGCTGTTGACGACCTCGGCGCTCCTGACCGCGGTGATCGGCCTGTCCCTCCAGGACACGCTCGGGAACCTCTTCGCCGGCCTCGCCATCCAGGCGCAGACCCCCTTCGAGGTCGGCGACTGGGTGCAGTTCGACGACGACCCCGCGCACATCGGGGAGGTGCTGGAGATCAACTGGCGGGCGACCCGGCTGCTGACCATCGATCGCGTCGAGGTCACCGTGCCCAACAACCTCCTCGCGAAGGCGCCCATCCGGAACTACTCGAAGCCCACGCGGCTCGTCCGGCGCAAGTCCACCATCCTGGGCCCCTACGAGGCGCCGCCCGCGCGCGTGCACCGGCTGCTCGCGGAGGCGGTCGTGGAGGTCGACGGAGTCCGCTCGCACCCGCCGCCGGACATCCAGACGATCGACTTCACCGAGCGCGGCATCGAGTACCGCGTGCGCTACTTCATCGAGGACTTCGATCAGCGCGAGGTGATCGACTCCCGCGTGCGCGACCGGCTCTGGTACGCGCTGCGCCGAGGCGCGCTGCAGATCCCGGCCCCGCAGCGCCGCGTCACGGTCGTCGAGCAGAACGCGGCCACGGCCGAGGCGCACCACCAGGCGACCATCGCCGACATCGAGCGGGCGATCGCGAAGATCGAGCTCTTCCATCCGCTGGGCCCCGAGCTGCTGCACGAGGTCGCGATGCACACCGAGCGGCGGCTCTATGCGCACCACGAGCTCGTCATCCAGCAGGGCGACTACGGCGAGGAGCTCTTCATCGTCGAGAAGGGCGAGCTGGAGGTGCTCATCGACGTGCACGACGGCATGCAGCACGTGGCGACCCTGAAGCGCGGCGACTTCTTCGGGGAGATGAGCCTGCTCACGGGCGAGCAGCGCCGCGCGACCGTGCGCTCGGACGGCGAGGTCAGCCTCTTCGTGGTCTCCAAGGACTCGCTGCAGCCCGTGCTCGAGGCCTCGCCCGACCTCGCCGAGAACATGAGCGCGGTGCTGGCCGAGCGGGAGCTCGCGCTGCGCAACAGCAACCGCCCGTCCACGGCCGGCGACCCCGCGGTGACCGAGCGCAGCGGCGAGCTGCTCCAGCGGATCCGCGAGTTCTTCTCGATCTGA
- the map gene encoding type I methionyl aminopeptidase gives MRITRLRPAEIDHMRRAGRVAAETLSRVGQLLEPGVRTSEIDAWVRADTARQGARPSQLGYHGFPAAVCTSRNDVACHGIPREDDVLEDGDLVSVDVTSQLHGWHGDTCATFAVGTPSPEAAHLLETARRCRDEGVAQVRAGVRLGDVGAVIEATARRAGCSVVRVVGGHGIGRRMHQPPHVDHFGSPGRGIRLKAGMAITIEPILTLGAPDLVTDADGWTMRTLDGSWAAQFEHTIVVEEDGAQITTLAVEPRVR, from the coding sequence ATGCGGATCACACGGCTTCGTCCCGCCGAGATCGACCACATGCGGCGCGCCGGGCGCGTGGCGGCCGAGACCCTGTCGCGCGTCGGCCAGCTGCTCGAGCCCGGCGTGCGGACCTCGGAGATCGACGCCTGGGTGCGCGCGGACACCGCCCGCCAGGGCGCGCGCCCGAGCCAGCTCGGCTACCACGGCTTCCCGGCCGCGGTCTGCACCAGCCGGAACGACGTCGCGTGTCACGGGATCCCGCGCGAGGACGACGTGCTGGAGGACGGCGACCTGGTCTCGGTCGACGTGACGAGCCAGCTCCACGGCTGGCACGGGGACACCTGCGCCACCTTCGCCGTCGGGACGCCGAGCCCGGAGGCGGCGCACCTCCTCGAGACCGCGCGTCGTTGCCGTGATGAGGGCGTCGCGCAGGTGCGGGCCGGCGTCCGGCTCGGCGACGTCGGCGCGGTCATCGAGGCGACCGCGCGCCGCGCCGGGTGCAGCGTCGTGCGCGTGGTGGGTGGCCACGGGATCGGGCGTCGCATGCACCAGCCGCCCCACGTCGATCACTTCGGCTCTCCAGGGCGCGGGATCCGGCTGAAGGCGGGCATGGCGATCACCATCGAGCCCATCCTCACGCTCGGCGCGCCCGACCTCGTGACCGACGCGGACGGCTGGACGATGCGCACCCTCGACGGGAGCTGGGCCGCGCAGTTCGAGCACACGATCGTGGTGGAGGAAGACGGCGCGCAGATCACGACCCTCGCGGTCGAGCCCCGCGTGCGGTAG